A single genomic interval of Malania oleifera isolate guangnan ecotype guangnan chromosome 13, ASM2987363v1, whole genome shotgun sequence harbors:
- the LOC131145452 gene encoding probable auxin efflux carrier component 1c isoform X3, giving the protein MITLSDFYHVMTAMVPLYVAMILAYGSVKWWKIFSPDQCSGINRFVALFAVPLLSFHFISTNDPYKMNFRFIAADTLQKIMVLAVLAVWSKLSKRGCLEWTITLFSLSTLPNTLVMGIPLLKGMYGDFSGSLMVQIVVLQCIIWYTLMLFMFEYRGAKILISEQFPDTAGSIVSIHVDSDVVSLDGRQVLETEAEIKDDGKLHVTVRKSNASRSDIFSRRSQGLSSTTPRPSNLTNAEIYSLQSSRNPTPRGSSFNHTDFYSMVAGSRSSNFGSADVYGLATVSRGPTPRPSNYEEDGSSNSNNKPRFHYHAPGGAHYPAPNPGMFSPTASRTGSGAANKKPNGQLGQYKTEEGSRDLHMFVWSSSTSPVSDVFGGQDFGGADQPVKEVRMAVSPGKVEGDREDEEQYVEREDFSFGNRGMERGEMNKQDDGDKMGKAKTMPPTSVMTRLILIMVWRKLIRNPNTYSSLIGLTWSLVSFRWDVEMPAIIAKSISILSDAGLGMAMFSLGLFMALQPRIIACGNSIAAFAMAVRFLTGPAVMAAASIAVGLRGVLLHVAIVQATLPQGIVPFVFAKEYNVHPDILSTAVIFGMLIALPITLIYYIFLGL; this is encoded by the exons ATGATTACTCTATCGGATTTCTACCATGTGATGACCGCCATGGTTCCACTTTACGTGGCCATGATATTAGCTTACGGCTCCGTGAAGTGGTGGAAGATCTTCTCGCCGGACCAGTGCTCCGGCATCAACCGCTTCGTCGCCCTCTTCGCCGTCCCTCTCCTCTCCTTTCACTTCATCTCCACCAACGACCCTTACAAGATGAACTTCCGATTCATCGCCGCCGACACACTCCAGAAGATCATGGTCTTGGCGGTGTTGGCCGTTTGGAGCAAATTGAGCAAAAGGGGTTGCTTGGAGTGGACCATTACTCTGTTTTCCCTGTCAACTCTCCCCAACACTCTGGTTATGGGCATTCCCCTGCTCAAAGGCATGTACGGCGACTTCTCCGGAAGCTTGATGGTCCAAATCGTGGTCCTTCAGTGTATTATTTGGTACACTCTGATGCTCTTCATGTTCGAGTACAGAGGCGCCAAGATTCTCATCTCCGAACAGTTCCCGGACACCGCCGGTTCGATTGTGTCGATTCACGTTGATTCCGATGTGGTTTCGTTGGACGGGAGGCAAGTTCTGGAAACGGAAGCGGAGATTAAAGATGACGGCAAACTTCACGTGACGGTGAGGAAATCAAACGCTTCCAGATCGGATATATTCTCACGTAGGTCGCAGGGATTGTCTTCAACGACTCCGAGACCCTCGAATCTGACCAATGCGGAGATATACTCTCTGCAATCGTCGCGAAACCCAACTCCGAGAGGGTCCAGCTTCAACCATACGGATTTCTATTCCATGGTCGCCGGCAGCCGGAGCTCCAACTTCGGTTCCGCGGACGTTTACGGGCTTGCGACGGTGTCGAGAGGACCGACGCCGAGACCGTCGAATTACGAAGAAGATGGGTCTTCGAACAGCAACAATAAGCCAAGGTTCCACTATCACGCTCCGGGGGGCGCGCATTATCCGGCTCCAAATCCGGGCATGTTTTCGCCGACGGCGTCAAGAACCGGCAGTGGTGCGGCCAATAAGAAGCCAAATGGACAACTGGGTCAGTACAAGACAGAAGAGGGCAGTAGGGATCTTCACATGTTTGTTTGGAGTTCAAGTACTTCCCCTGTTTCGGATGTGTTTGGGGGCCAAGATTTTGGAGGTGCAGACCAGCCAGTGAAGGAAGTGAGAATGGCTGTTTCTCCAGGGAAAG TGGAGGGTGATAGAGAAGATGAAGAACAGTACGTGGAGAGAGAAGATTTCAGCTTCGGAAACAGAGGGATGGAGAGGGGAGAGATGAACAAGCAGGACGATGGTGATAAGATGGGGAAAGCAAAAACCATGCCTCCAACCAGTGTGATGACCAGGCTTATTCTGATCATGGTTTGGAGAAAGCTCATCAGAAACCCCAACACTTATTCAAGCTTAATAGGCCTCACTTGGTCTCTGGTTTCATTCAG GTGGGATGTAGAGATGCCTGCCATTATAGCGAAGTCCATTTCCATACTGTCGGATGCAGGGCTTGGCATGGCCATGTTCAGTCTTG GTCTGTTCATGGCCTTGCAGCCGAGGATCATCGCATGTGGAAATTCCATTGCAGCTTTTGCCATGGCTGTGAGATTCCTTACAGGTCCAGCTGTCATGGCAGCTGCTTCCATTGCTGTTGGGCTTCGCGGTGTCCTGTTACACGTTGCCATTGTCCAGGcca CTCTACCTCAAGGAATTGTCCCTTTTGTCTTCGCCAAAGAATACAACGTACACCCTGATATTCTCAGCACAGC AGTTATATTTGGGATGCTAATAGCGTTGCCCATAACGCTGATCTATTACATTTTTCTGGGGCTGTGA
- the LOC131145452 gene encoding probable auxin efflux carrier component 1c isoform X1, translating to MITLSDFYHVMTAMVPLYVAMILAYGSVKWWKIFSPDQCSGINRFVALFAVPLLSFHFISTNDPYKMNFRFIAADTLQKIMVLAVLAVWSKLSKRGCLEWTITLFSLSTLPNTLVMGIPLLKGMYGDFSGSLMVQIVVLQCIIWYTLMLFMFEYRGAKILISEQFPDTAGSIVSIHVDSDVVSLDGRQVLETEAEIKDDGKLHVTVRKSNASRSDIFSRRSQGLSSTTPRPSNLTNAEIYSLQSSRNPTPRGSSFNHTDFYSMVAGSRSSNFGSADVYGLATVSRGPTPRPSNYEEDGSSNSNNKPRFHYHAPGGAHYPAPNPGMFSPTASRTGSGAANKKPNGQLGQYKTEEGSRDLHMFVWSSSTSPVSDVFGGQDFGGADQPVKEVRMAVSPGKAVEGDREDEEQYVEREDFSFGNRGMERGEMNKQDDGDKMGKAKTMPPTSVMTRLILIMVWRKLIRNPNTYSSLIGLTWSLVSFRWDVEMPAIIAKSISILSDAGLGMAMFSLGLFMALQPRIIACGNSIAAFAMAVRFLTGPAVMAAASIAVGLRGVLLHVAIVQAALPQGIVPFVFAKEYNVHPDILSTAVIFGMLIALPITLIYYIFLGL from the exons ATGATTACTCTATCGGATTTCTACCATGTGATGACCGCCATGGTTCCACTTTACGTGGCCATGATATTAGCTTACGGCTCCGTGAAGTGGTGGAAGATCTTCTCGCCGGACCAGTGCTCCGGCATCAACCGCTTCGTCGCCCTCTTCGCCGTCCCTCTCCTCTCCTTTCACTTCATCTCCACCAACGACCCTTACAAGATGAACTTCCGATTCATCGCCGCCGACACACTCCAGAAGATCATGGTCTTGGCGGTGTTGGCCGTTTGGAGCAAATTGAGCAAAAGGGGTTGCTTGGAGTGGACCATTACTCTGTTTTCCCTGTCAACTCTCCCCAACACTCTGGTTATGGGCATTCCCCTGCTCAAAGGCATGTACGGCGACTTCTCCGGAAGCTTGATGGTCCAAATCGTGGTCCTTCAGTGTATTATTTGGTACACTCTGATGCTCTTCATGTTCGAGTACAGAGGCGCCAAGATTCTCATCTCCGAACAGTTCCCGGACACCGCCGGTTCGATTGTGTCGATTCACGTTGATTCCGATGTGGTTTCGTTGGACGGGAGGCAAGTTCTGGAAACGGAAGCGGAGATTAAAGATGACGGCAAACTTCACGTGACGGTGAGGAAATCAAACGCTTCCAGATCGGATATATTCTCACGTAGGTCGCAGGGATTGTCTTCAACGACTCCGAGACCCTCGAATCTGACCAATGCGGAGATATACTCTCTGCAATCGTCGCGAAACCCAACTCCGAGAGGGTCCAGCTTCAACCATACGGATTTCTATTCCATGGTCGCCGGCAGCCGGAGCTCCAACTTCGGTTCCGCGGACGTTTACGGGCTTGCGACGGTGTCGAGAGGACCGACGCCGAGACCGTCGAATTACGAAGAAGATGGGTCTTCGAACAGCAACAATAAGCCAAGGTTCCACTATCACGCTCCGGGGGGCGCGCATTATCCGGCTCCAAATCCGGGCATGTTTTCGCCGACGGCGTCAAGAACCGGCAGTGGTGCGGCCAATAAGAAGCCAAATGGACAACTGGGTCAGTACAAGACAGAAGAGGGCAGTAGGGATCTTCACATGTTTGTTTGGAGTTCAAGTACTTCCCCTGTTTCGGATGTGTTTGGGGGCCAAGATTTTGGAGGTGCAGACCAGCCAGTGAAGGAAGTGAGAATGGCTGTTTCTCCAGGGAAAG CAGTGGAGGGTGATAGAGAAGATGAAGAACAGTACGTGGAGAGAGAAGATTTCAGCTTCGGAAACAGAGGGATGGAGAGGGGAGAGATGAACAAGCAGGACGATGGTGATAAGATGGGGAAAGCAAAAACCATGCCTCCAACCAGTGTGATGACCAGGCTTATTCTGATCATGGTTTGGAGAAAGCTCATCAGAAACCCCAACACTTATTCAAGCTTAATAGGCCTCACTTGGTCTCTGGTTTCATTCAG GTGGGATGTAGAGATGCCTGCCATTATAGCGAAGTCCATTTCCATACTGTCGGATGCAGGGCTTGGCATGGCCATGTTCAGTCTTG GTCTGTTCATGGCCTTGCAGCCGAGGATCATCGCATGTGGAAATTCCATTGCAGCTTTTGCCATGGCTGTGAGATTCCTTACAGGTCCAGCTGTCATGGCAGCTGCTTCCATTGCTGTTGGGCTTCGCGGTGTCCTGTTACACGTTGCCATTGTCCAG GCAGCTCTACCTCAAGGAATTGTCCCTTTTGTCTTCGCCAAAGAATACAACGTACACCCTGATATTCTCAGCACAGC AGTTATATTTGGGATGCTAATAGCGTTGCCCATAACGCTGATCTATTACATTTTTCTGGGGCTGTGA
- the LOC131145452 gene encoding probable auxin efflux carrier component 1c isoform X2, with the protein MITLSDFYHVMTAMVPLYVAMILAYGSVKWWKIFSPDQCSGINRFVALFAVPLLSFHFISTNDPYKMNFRFIAADTLQKIMVLAVLAVWSKLSKRGCLEWTITLFSLSTLPNTLVMGIPLLKGMYGDFSGSLMVQIVVLQCIIWYTLMLFMFEYRGAKILISEQFPDTAGSIVSIHVDSDVVSLDGRQVLETEAEIKDDGKLHVTVRKSNASRSDIFSRRSQGLSSTTPRPSNLTNAEIYSLQSSRNPTPRGSSFNHTDFYSMVAGSRSSNFGSADVYGLATVSRGPTPRPSNYEEDGSSNSNNKPRFHYHAPGGAHYPAPNPGMFSPTASRTGSGAANKKPNGQLGQYKTEEGSRDLHMFVWSSSTSPVSDVFGGQDFGGADQPVKEVRMAVSPGKAVEGDREDEEQYVEREDFSFGNRGMERGEMNKQDDGDKMGKAKTMPPTSVMTRLILIMVWRKLIRNPNTYSSLIGLTWSLVSFRWDVEMPAIIAKSISILSDAGLGMAMFSLGLFMALQPRIIACGNSIAAFAMAVRFLTGPAVMAAASIAVGLRGVLLHVAIVQATLPQGIVPFVFAKEYNVHPDILSTAVIFGMLIALPITLIYYIFLGL; encoded by the exons ATGATTACTCTATCGGATTTCTACCATGTGATGACCGCCATGGTTCCACTTTACGTGGCCATGATATTAGCTTACGGCTCCGTGAAGTGGTGGAAGATCTTCTCGCCGGACCAGTGCTCCGGCATCAACCGCTTCGTCGCCCTCTTCGCCGTCCCTCTCCTCTCCTTTCACTTCATCTCCACCAACGACCCTTACAAGATGAACTTCCGATTCATCGCCGCCGACACACTCCAGAAGATCATGGTCTTGGCGGTGTTGGCCGTTTGGAGCAAATTGAGCAAAAGGGGTTGCTTGGAGTGGACCATTACTCTGTTTTCCCTGTCAACTCTCCCCAACACTCTGGTTATGGGCATTCCCCTGCTCAAAGGCATGTACGGCGACTTCTCCGGAAGCTTGATGGTCCAAATCGTGGTCCTTCAGTGTATTATTTGGTACACTCTGATGCTCTTCATGTTCGAGTACAGAGGCGCCAAGATTCTCATCTCCGAACAGTTCCCGGACACCGCCGGTTCGATTGTGTCGATTCACGTTGATTCCGATGTGGTTTCGTTGGACGGGAGGCAAGTTCTGGAAACGGAAGCGGAGATTAAAGATGACGGCAAACTTCACGTGACGGTGAGGAAATCAAACGCTTCCAGATCGGATATATTCTCACGTAGGTCGCAGGGATTGTCTTCAACGACTCCGAGACCCTCGAATCTGACCAATGCGGAGATATACTCTCTGCAATCGTCGCGAAACCCAACTCCGAGAGGGTCCAGCTTCAACCATACGGATTTCTATTCCATGGTCGCCGGCAGCCGGAGCTCCAACTTCGGTTCCGCGGACGTTTACGGGCTTGCGACGGTGTCGAGAGGACCGACGCCGAGACCGTCGAATTACGAAGAAGATGGGTCTTCGAACAGCAACAATAAGCCAAGGTTCCACTATCACGCTCCGGGGGGCGCGCATTATCCGGCTCCAAATCCGGGCATGTTTTCGCCGACGGCGTCAAGAACCGGCAGTGGTGCGGCCAATAAGAAGCCAAATGGACAACTGGGTCAGTACAAGACAGAAGAGGGCAGTAGGGATCTTCACATGTTTGTTTGGAGTTCAAGTACTTCCCCTGTTTCGGATGTGTTTGGGGGCCAAGATTTTGGAGGTGCAGACCAGCCAGTGAAGGAAGTGAGAATGGCTGTTTCTCCAGGGAAAG CAGTGGAGGGTGATAGAGAAGATGAAGAACAGTACGTGGAGAGAGAAGATTTCAGCTTCGGAAACAGAGGGATGGAGAGGGGAGAGATGAACAAGCAGGACGATGGTGATAAGATGGGGAAAGCAAAAACCATGCCTCCAACCAGTGTGATGACCAGGCTTATTCTGATCATGGTTTGGAGAAAGCTCATCAGAAACCCCAACACTTATTCAAGCTTAATAGGCCTCACTTGGTCTCTGGTTTCATTCAG GTGGGATGTAGAGATGCCTGCCATTATAGCGAAGTCCATTTCCATACTGTCGGATGCAGGGCTTGGCATGGCCATGTTCAGTCTTG GTCTGTTCATGGCCTTGCAGCCGAGGATCATCGCATGTGGAAATTCCATTGCAGCTTTTGCCATGGCTGTGAGATTCCTTACAGGTCCAGCTGTCATGGCAGCTGCTTCCATTGCTGTTGGGCTTCGCGGTGTCCTGTTACACGTTGCCATTGTCCAGGcca CTCTACCTCAAGGAATTGTCCCTTTTGTCTTCGCCAAAGAATACAACGTACACCCTGATATTCTCAGCACAGC AGTTATATTTGGGATGCTAATAGCGTTGCCCATAACGCTGATCTATTACATTTTTCTGGGGCTGTGA
- the LOC131145452 gene encoding probable auxin efflux carrier component 1c isoform X4, with product MITLSDFYHVMTAMVPLYVAMILAYGSVKWWKIFSPDQCSGINRFVALFAVPLLSFHFISTNDPYKMNFRFIAADTLQKIMVLAVLAVWSKLSKRGCLEWTITLFSLSTLPNTLVMGIPLLKGMYGDFSGSLMVQIVVLQCIIWYTLMLFMFEYRGAKILISEQFPDTAGSIVSIHVDSDVVSLDGRQVLETEAEIKDDGKLHVTVRKSNASRSDIFSRRSQGLSSTTPRPSNLTNAEIYSLQSSRNPTPRGSSFNHTDFYSMVAGSRSSNFGSADVYGLATVSRGPTPRPSNYEEDGSSNSNNKPRFHYHAPGGAHYPAPNPGMFSPTASRTGSGAANKKPNGQLGQYKTEEGSRDLHMFVWSSSTSPVSDVFGGQDFGGADQPVKEVRMAVSPGKVEGDREDEEQYVEREDFSFGNRGMERGEMNKQDDGDKMGKAKTMPPTSVMTRLILIMVWRKLIRNPNTYSSLIGLTWSLVSFRWDVEMPAIIAKSISILSDAGLGMAMFSLGLFMALQPRIIACGNSIAAFAMAVRFLTGPAVMAAASIAVGLRGVLLHVAIVQAALPQGIVPFVFAKEYNVHPDILSTAVIFGMLIALPITLIYYIFLGL from the exons ATGATTACTCTATCGGATTTCTACCATGTGATGACCGCCATGGTTCCACTTTACGTGGCCATGATATTAGCTTACGGCTCCGTGAAGTGGTGGAAGATCTTCTCGCCGGACCAGTGCTCCGGCATCAACCGCTTCGTCGCCCTCTTCGCCGTCCCTCTCCTCTCCTTTCACTTCATCTCCACCAACGACCCTTACAAGATGAACTTCCGATTCATCGCCGCCGACACACTCCAGAAGATCATGGTCTTGGCGGTGTTGGCCGTTTGGAGCAAATTGAGCAAAAGGGGTTGCTTGGAGTGGACCATTACTCTGTTTTCCCTGTCAACTCTCCCCAACACTCTGGTTATGGGCATTCCCCTGCTCAAAGGCATGTACGGCGACTTCTCCGGAAGCTTGATGGTCCAAATCGTGGTCCTTCAGTGTATTATTTGGTACACTCTGATGCTCTTCATGTTCGAGTACAGAGGCGCCAAGATTCTCATCTCCGAACAGTTCCCGGACACCGCCGGTTCGATTGTGTCGATTCACGTTGATTCCGATGTGGTTTCGTTGGACGGGAGGCAAGTTCTGGAAACGGAAGCGGAGATTAAAGATGACGGCAAACTTCACGTGACGGTGAGGAAATCAAACGCTTCCAGATCGGATATATTCTCACGTAGGTCGCAGGGATTGTCTTCAACGACTCCGAGACCCTCGAATCTGACCAATGCGGAGATATACTCTCTGCAATCGTCGCGAAACCCAACTCCGAGAGGGTCCAGCTTCAACCATACGGATTTCTATTCCATGGTCGCCGGCAGCCGGAGCTCCAACTTCGGTTCCGCGGACGTTTACGGGCTTGCGACGGTGTCGAGAGGACCGACGCCGAGACCGTCGAATTACGAAGAAGATGGGTCTTCGAACAGCAACAATAAGCCAAGGTTCCACTATCACGCTCCGGGGGGCGCGCATTATCCGGCTCCAAATCCGGGCATGTTTTCGCCGACGGCGTCAAGAACCGGCAGTGGTGCGGCCAATAAGAAGCCAAATGGACAACTGGGTCAGTACAAGACAGAAGAGGGCAGTAGGGATCTTCACATGTTTGTTTGGAGTTCAAGTACTTCCCCTGTTTCGGATGTGTTTGGGGGCCAAGATTTTGGAGGTGCAGACCAGCCAGTGAAGGAAGTGAGAATGGCTGTTTCTCCAGGGAAAG TGGAGGGTGATAGAGAAGATGAAGAACAGTACGTGGAGAGAGAAGATTTCAGCTTCGGAAACAGAGGGATGGAGAGGGGAGAGATGAACAAGCAGGACGATGGTGATAAGATGGGGAAAGCAAAAACCATGCCTCCAACCAGTGTGATGACCAGGCTTATTCTGATCATGGTTTGGAGAAAGCTCATCAGAAACCCCAACACTTATTCAAGCTTAATAGGCCTCACTTGGTCTCTGGTTTCATTCAG GTGGGATGTAGAGATGCCTGCCATTATAGCGAAGTCCATTTCCATACTGTCGGATGCAGGGCTTGGCATGGCCATGTTCAGTCTTG GTCTGTTCATGGCCTTGCAGCCGAGGATCATCGCATGTGGAAATTCCATTGCAGCTTTTGCCATGGCTGTGAGATTCCTTACAGGTCCAGCTGTCATGGCAGCTGCTTCCATTGCTGTTGGGCTTCGCGGTGTCCTGTTACACGTTGCCATTGTCCAG GCAGCTCTACCTCAAGGAATTGTCCCTTTTGTCTTCGCCAAAGAATACAACGTACACCCTGATATTCTCAGCACAGC AGTTATATTTGGGATGCTAATAGCGTTGCCCATAACGCTGATCTATTACATTTTTCTGGGGCTGTGA